CCGCCCTCGGGTCCGGCGCGCGACAGGGGGAGTTGCTGGGACTCACGTGGCCGGATCTGGACCTCGAACGCGGGACGCTGGACGTGCGGCGGGCGCTCGCCCAGGTGAAGGGGAAGTTCATCCTGAAGGAACCGAAGTCGCGCACCAGCCGGCGAACGATCACGCTCCCGACGTTCGCCGTGGACGCGCTTCGCGATCACCGGGCCGCGGCTCTGAAGGGCGGGAGAATCACCGGGCCGGTTTTCTGTACGCGAACGATGGGGTATCTGGACCGAAAAAACGTCCTGCGCGCGTGCCGCACGATCACGACCCGAACCAACGAGGCGGAGCAGGGCAGGGCGGTTGCCTCGAACGAACAGCCGGACCTGATTCCCCAATCGCTACGGTTTCACGATCTGCGCCACACACACGCGACCGGCCTGATCGCGGCCGGGAGTTCGATCAAAGCCATTTCCCGCCGACTCGGGCACAGCGACATTTCGATCACGCTGAAGGTGTACGGCCACCTGCTCCCCGACGATGACGAAAAACTCGCGGGACAGGCCAACGCCCTTTTCGGGTGAGATTGGGCGTACATTGGGCGTACAGCGGTCAAAAACGAGCTTCCGGCTGAAAACGACAAGAGCCGTAAACCCTTCGGTTTACGGCTCTTGTGTCGAGTGCGCGTTACTGGACTTGAACCAGTGACCCCCACAATGTCAATGTGGTACTCTAGCCAACTGAGCTAAACGCGCATTTACTAGGATTTCCAGGATTTTGTTGCGGCTAGCGCTTCTTCTCAACTGTCCTTTACACCCACTACTACACCCGTCAGCCTCTGGAGCCGTAGTTGTTTGTTGTCGCAAACGGCCACCGATACGCCTACACCCGGATCAGGGGTCGACGTGTCTAAGAAGGATTCTACACCCGCACCATCTGATGACAAGCCTCCGAAACCGAACAAGCCATACCCGGATTTCCCGCTCTTTCCCCCCCCATACTGCCGGGGTGTGGGCGAAGAAGATCCACGGCAAGATGCACTATTTCGGTTCGTGGGGCGATCCCGACGGTTCACTCAAGAAGTCCCTCGCGGAGCAGGACGCGCTTCACTCGGGCCGCAAGCAGCGGGAGAGCGTCGAGGGGTACGCCGTTAAAACGCTCTGCAACGACTTCCCGAACGCGAAGCAGGCGCTCATCGATTCGGGCGAACTCACCCGGCGCTCCTGGCAGAATTACAAAGAGATGTGCGAGATCGTGATCGAGAAGGTGGGCAAGGCGCGGCTCGCGGCGGACCTGGACCCGGACGACTTCGCGGCGCTGAGAACGGCGGTGGTAGCGAAAGGGTGGGGAGTCGTGACCCTCGGCAACTGCGTTCAGCGCGTCCGGGTGCTGTTCAGGTTCGCCTTCGACAACGGGCCACCGACCGGCCCGTCCGGTACGGGCAGAGCTTCAAGGTGCCGTCCCGGAAGACCGTGCATATCGACCGCGCGAAGAAGGGGCCAAAGATGTTCAGCGCCGCAGAGGTGCGCGCGTCAACGGCGGGACCGTATCCGGTGCGGCCGGCTCCAAGACCGTGCGCGTCGGGCCGGTGATGCGGGCAATGCTGCTCGGGATCAACTGCGGGTTCGGGAGCGCGGACTGCGGGCGCCTCACGCGCGCACGTGGACCTCGACGCCGGGATGATCGATTACCCGCACCCAAAGACCGGCATCCCGCGGTGGTGCGCTCTCTAGGCCGGAAACCGTGGCCGCGCTCCGGGACGCTTTGGCCGTTCGTCCCGCGCCAAAGCTCCGGCCGACGAGGCGCTCATCTTCATCACGAAGTACGGGCTGCGTGGGCCAAGGACACGGCCGATCAGACCCAATCGAAGGAGTTCAGCAAGCTACTCAAGGCGCTCGGGTTCAACGGCCGCAGCGGGCTCGGGTTCTACACTCTGCGGCGCACGTTCCGCATCGTGGCCGACGAGGCCAAGGATCAGCCGACCGCTGATTACATCATGGAGCACGAGTCCGGGCGCATGTCGAGTGTGTACCGCAAAACGATCAGCGACGAGCGCCTCAAGGCCGTCAGCGACTTCGTGCGCAAGTGGGTGTTCGGAAAGAAGGAACGATGGGTTCGCTGCGCCGCAGATCGGTCGGCGCAGCGAACCCATCCGAACGGAGTAACCCGAGATCTTCCCGTAGATCATTCCCGGACGCCAAATCTGCTCGCGTCAACCACCGGCTGAACCAGAACCCGCGCCCGCAGGAGACCGCGACGCGCGCGGCTACGGCCGCCGATTTTGGGCTCGTGCCTAGGCCGTTGCCCGCTTCGTACCCGAGCACCGCGGCCGACGTGCCGAACATGAACAGGCCGAACCCCAGCCCCGCCCGCAGGTACCCCATCAATACCGACGGCCAATTCAGCCGTTTCCGGACCCCGACGAACCCGAACTCGGCTTGCTTCACCTTACCCAGCGGAGTCACCGTTCCGACCTCCGGCTGAGCGCTTTCGATCACGACGTAAGAGCGCAGCGGAAGGGTGGGCACTCAGTACAGAACAGATAGAAAAAACACCTTTGCGATGTGTGCGACACCCGGCACCTGGCGGGCCTTACCGTACCGACTCCACCTGTGGATGACGAACATGGAACCTCGTTACGAGTGGGCGTCCACTCGCACCTGGGCCAGCACTGTCCGGGGCGTACGCGGTCACCCGGTGGCACCCGGCACCGCCCCGGCTCCCGCGCAGGCACTTGCCGTCCAGAGCCCCGGGCGCCCGGGGCGAGGCACGCACCGATCCACCGGGTGAGGGCCGCTTCGAGTTGCTGGGGCCGAACCGGGACCGGGTGGACGCGGCCGGTGTCTGACCGCGCCGGAACCCGAGCGCGCGGGCCAACGGGTGCCCGTGTTGGCGCCCGAACCGGGCGATCCCCCGGAGGCTCGTGCGCCCCATCCGCACCACCAACGTGACCAACCCGAGCACCGCCGGGAGCGGGTGGATCGGACCTTGCAACCCACACGGGTCGGGAACCGGTCGCCAATTCGTCGTACAAGGAACGCGCGGGCGTTGGGCACCTCCACCCGGAAGACGGCTCCATCTACCCAACAAACCTACACACACCGAGGTGAGATCGGGAACGGCCCTGGAGAAGCACGTCCAAGCAGTATGGGTTGACGTCGCTTTCCCCTGTCCTATAAAAGCAACGTGCTTTCAAACGGTACGGGCAGTTAGCTCAGTTGGTAGAGCGAGCGACTGAAAATCGCTAGGTCCCCGGTTCAACCCCGGGACTGCCCACTAAACACAACCCCTGGTTTTGCCAGGGGTTGTGTTGTTTTCAGAAACGCCAAATCCGTCCCCCACCAAACCAAAATCCCCTACTATTCCCCCACTAAACGGGAACAACGGGGCACAAATCGGAACACGGGCGAACCCGGTGGCTTACTCCCAAAGTGTCCGAAACCGCAAATAGACGGTTAAAACCGAGTAGATACAGATGGATAGGCAAGTGGGGAGAAAAAGGAAAATATCCGCAAAGCCTTATAAGAAACGATCTTACGTGGAAAAACGTGCGGTTTTGAAGGGGGCGAAGGTAGCTTGAGAGCGCAAATCACGGTAAACTTGTCTTGAGCAAATGAAAAGGGGTGGAGGTGTCATTACCACCTCCACCCCTGTGAGGAAAGTGCGCCATGGTGGCTCACTCCTCACTCATTGCCGATCCCCGCAAAAGGAGCAGCAATGCTTCGAAAGTACCTCTACGGACTGATGTCTACCTGCTACTATTTATTAGCTTGTGTGCACGTCAGGAACGCCACAGAATGCACTGTACTTTTGGTCATGTCAATGACATGCCTTTCAATGGCAGTGCAGGACCACTCAGCTGAGTAGGGCTCGGTTGTGCTTTTTGCCTTAGTGGTGTTGAAGGGACTCAGCACCGCAAGTATGTGTCTTACATACATAGACACTATACCCGTCACCGTCCTGCCTGTACAACGTGTACCCTACCACAGTAGTACCCACTACCAATCACTTCTAGCTGCGTCAGCGACATAACCCATTTCAGAACAGGCACTTGCAGCCATCACTCTCTGCTCGTAAAGGTCCGTGATTTTTCCGTTTTTTAAAAATCCTGTCGTCCCGGATCGGCGGACTCTTCACTTTGGGTAAGTCAGTACCCCAAAATTCCCCATCCTGCGGCTGCCCAATCTTTGACTAAATCAACACCGGCAGCGGCTGCCACCGATGTTCAATTTGAACACCAAAGCAGGCAATCTGGAGCTTCCGAGAACTGTGCACGGTGCACAGCTCAAGTTGCCGTTCAATTTGAACGAAGCTTGAGCGACTGCCTTGCCTGAAGTGAAATCGTTAACTTCTGGTTTGCTCCGCCCACGTGGGCGGAGCAAGACAATCTTATTTATTTGGATATTAATTTTGAGAAAATTACGCAATTGGCGCAACATGTGCTCATTGCGAGGCGACGGCTGACGTTGTTTTGGGCTATTTTCAACAGTTCCGAGTTGGCAACAAAAAGGTCGCATCATCTCTTCCCAGAAAATCAGCAAATCGCCCGTTCTGAGGTATTGCCTCAACCGGAAGGTGTATAAGATCAAGACGCGATTCTTAATTTCGTCAAGATGACGGAACAATCGCGGAACTCACGAGACAACTATGACTGAACATGCAGAGCACATCAAACTTGATGCCGAACCACTGCTGTCGGTTGGGCAACGAGTGCGACATGCGGCGACTTGGCGAAAAGGAGTGGTCGTAGCAATCGCCAATACTGACCCAAGTCGTGGAGAGGACCGCTACCGCGTCCGCTGGTACGACTGGAAGAGGTCAGAACCCGTCACCAACGACATCGGCAGATTCTTCCTCGATCCGATTTAGACCGCCCTTCACGAGCACTTCCGTTGCCCCACTGGAGTTTACCTGTGGGGCAATTTTGCGAACTGAAAGTCACTGCAAAAATTCTGCGCGAACCTCTCTGCCCATTCTCTTGTCAGCGAAACCCCGACAGCTACACCGTGGACGTGGCACTACAGTAGTGTTTACTCTGGCAAAATTAGTTTTCAGCCCCGCGCAACCGGCTAGAATGAGAAAAACGCACAATCGTTCCACCAGGTGGGACAATGACTTACTACCTTGTCGAAGAGCCAGCAGGTACGTTCAAGTTCAGCCGCAGCCTACCGGTCGGCATCGTTTCCGCCGACACAATTCGGATAGTAACCTTCGATTCCCCAACTATCGTGCCCCCGGAAGGCAAGTTGACGTTTCAAGAATACCTGGAATTTCTAAACAACTTACCGGGCGGCACAAAATACAAGATTTCATCTTCCTGATTCCGAGTCGAAATGAACGAGACTGACGAGCCGTTGCGAGTCGGTGACCGTGTGCGCCACTCGGAGTCAGATGCCACTGGCGTTATCGCGTCCGTGAACCTATTGCCCCCTGGAGCGGTCGGGCACGGATTCACATACCACGTCAATTGGAACGGCGAATCCCACCCGAGAGCGGAAGGTGTCAGCCGACAAGAGTTGGTGTTACTCCCGTCTGAAAATTAGAGAAGCGATCGGCGCACGAAGTGCTTTCATTTGTCTGCCCAGAACGATCTGAGCAGAGGCTGGAGAGATGCAGTATTACCTGATACCGAAACCGTCCGGGAAGTTCGTTTTCCGCCTTG
This region of Gemmata massiliana genomic DNA includes:
- a CDS encoding site-specific integrase, with product MVRSLGRKPWPRSGTLWPFVPRQSSGRRGAHLHHEVRAAWAKDTADQTQSKEFSKLLKALGFNGRSGLGFYTLRRTFRIVADEAKDQPTADYIMEHESGRMSSVYRKTISDERLKAVSDFVRKWVFGKKERWVRCAADRSAQRTHPNGVTRDLPVDHSRTPNLLASTTG
- a CDS encoding transposase family protein; the encoded protein is MQGPIHPLPAVLGLVTLVVRMGRTSLRGIARFGRQHGHPLARALGFRRGQTPAASTRSRFGPSNSKRPSPGGSVRASPRAPGALDGKCLRGSRGGAGCHRVTAYAPDSAGPGASGRPLVTRFHVRHPQVESVR